GGGAAtggaggtggaggaggatctggtagtggtggtggtagtatAGCTGTATCTCCAGAGGCTTCGGATCTACCAACGGCGGCCCCGGTCGGTGGCCCGTCCCTGGGAGCGACTCTTTGTTACGCTGCGTGCATTGCCGTGAACCTTGTCGCCACGGTTCTGACTCTCCGTTAGAAATAGTGGAAAGTTTTTGCTTAACGAAAAGAGTATCGTGGTGATGAATAGATGGCTGTCACCCGAAGTTTTGCTCGGAGAAAGAAACGATACCCACTGTATAGCAGTAGACACGGGCTTGTTGATATCGCAAAACAGTAGTCCGCATTTTGTTTGCCCTCCCATTCTATAATCACCATGTTCTTGGTGAGTATGATCCAGCCCGAAAACGCAGTCGGTTACGCCAGGGGATGCATACCGGTAGTCTACTACGGCCGAGTCTGGCACGCCTTTCCGGCGCGTTAGTCGATTACTGGATATATAGTTGTTCCGAAATGAGATCGTTGATTTCTGCCACATCAATATCGTACACACCCAGTCCTTGCGAGTCTTGCGTGGTATCAGTCATTGATTCGGGCATGCGCTCACGGGTGTACTCGTCCGTTAACGAGTACTCTGACGGTGCAACGGCCCACAGGTTGACGCCACAATACAGAATCGGTGCCGCCAGAAACAATCCAACGAGACCCGTCGAGATCAGCACCGACCAAGAGCGAACCGACTCACTCCACGAGTGAATGGTTGGCAGAGAAGACCACAAAATCTCAGAGTTGCTATCGACAGTTTCTGGAACGTCGAGTCTTAACAAGGGTAGCAGCGACAACGTCCAAAATCCGAGTCCGAGCGGAACGAGGATTACGTGACACACAAATCCACACTTTTCCATGCCGGCACttccttcttcctcttcgtccacTCGAGCCATTGCTTTGTATGCCCGTTCCTTGACTGcctatctatctatctatccATCACGAGGGATGATGCACTGAGGCACGGGAAGCGTGGGCGTTATCGATTGGCTTTTTCCGATTGCGTCTGGGTTAAACTTTAAAAGATGTCGCGTTGGCAGCAGTTTGTCGTCTCCATCTTAAGGTCCGGGTTCTACTACAGGGATCAACTTGTTTGGAAGAGAAGTGACACTTTTGAAAACCCGGATACATGACCCAGTCCACGCGGGAAAGACTTCCAACCAGAGTCCAGCGTTTCCGAGGATGAAAAAGGCTTCTTGGAAGGTGTCGACCGAGGGGGACTTGGTCGTAGATCGTGGGTGCTTTCAGCATTTCGAGTAACCCTTCTTAATCTGTAACATCTCACAATGGTGCACGAAGACGAGGGGCTATGGGATGGTAAGTGGTCCGAATGATCGTTGATCGATGGCGGACTGAACACGGACCAAAATCGTGATCTGAtgattctcacagtcaacgtcTTTCTTTATTTCCAGAACTCAGTCACCAACAGAGCCGCGAGATTCAGCAGTACCAGCAGGAAACTGTTTGGCAGCCGCCATCGGCTGTAGCTTTACATTCCATTCGAACTTTGGAGACGGCAGGGCGTCTCGCCCGGACCGCCGCGAGTGAAGTGGGTCGATTCGCGCACGTTGTGTACGAAGCCGGGACGGCCGCCTACCACCAACAGCAAGAGCGACAACGGATCCAATGCCAGCGTACCAATACAAATCCCACGACCTATCTTGAGGAATTCGGGATACCCAAAGAAGCTCCCTTGCTGGACAACGATTATATGGATTACACGGCTTTCgatgaacaacaacaaagaccgGCGCATCAAAATGGCAATCCCCGCGGGGAAAACGACTTTGTCTTTTTACCAAGCTTCCGACTGCAGCCTCATCGCGATGGATGGGGCGCCGTGGCAAATCTCGATGTCTTCTTCAGTAGTTTGTACAGTTATTACTATCACCGAGGCTTGATACCGATCATTGGGAAGGGAGTGGTCGAGCTCGTGACTCTTTTCTTTACCTTGTTCTTGTCGGTCTTTGTTAGCGCGTACGTGGACTGGAAGGCTCTGAGCTCGTGCATTGATGAAGCGTCTTGCCGACCCACTTTCAAGTCATATTTAATCCGGAACCCATTCGCGCATTGGAGTCTCTGGAATACGATCGTGATACTTTACATCCTACTCTTTGCTGCCTACGGCTTGGTCGCGACACTCTCGCTCGTCCACACCATTCAACAGGCTTTGCACGCCAAATTTGTCTTTGAAGATCGGTTGGGTATCAGTGCACGAAAATTGGAAGGTGGAGCCGTCGAATGGGATCGGGACGTGGTCTCCAAACTGCTCGAGTTGCAAACATCCGGCGAATATCGCATTGCGATTCACGGGCAGGATTTGGACGCTTTGGTCATTGCGCAGCGAATCCTCCGCAAAGAGAACTTTATGGTGGCCTTGTTCAATCGAGGTTTGTTAGACTTGACCATACCGTACTCCATCCAACCCTTCTTCTGCCCCAGCCTAGAGGTGAGACACATAGTTTGCTTCTCTTGTTTTGTTCATTTTGTGGTAGGGCTCACAACATATTTCCACCTATTTGGGGGAACACAGTGGAGCATATACTTTTGCGTAATCAATTTCATGTTCAACCACAAGTACCACATTCGACCGGCATTTTACTTAGATCCAGCAGCTCTGCGACGACGGTTCATACTTTGTGGTATCGCGCATGCTATTTTCATgccctttttgctttttttcatGACGTTACACTTTGGATTACAGAACGCTTACGATTGGAAGTCGACAAAGCAGTATTTGGGACCTAGAGAGTGGTCACTATCGGCTAAATGGACTTTTCGGGAACTGAACGAGTTACCGCACCATTTCGAACGACGTCTTTCGTCCTCCTACAAGGCAGCCGAAGGATACTTATTTCTTTTTGGACAGAACGAGGTTGTCGTGGCGCTCGGTCGCATTCTTGTCTTTATTGGAGGCTCATTGGGAGCACTGCTCTTTGCGTTCGCAGCAATGAACGATGCAATTCTGTTACATGTAAAGATTGCTGACTGGAATTTGTTGTGGTATGCTGGGGTAGTTGGTGTTGTCTATTCCGCAGGCAAAGCTATGTTACCAACCGCTGAAGCGCAGCCTCGAAGTTCACGAAATTTATTTGCAGAAATCGATGACGCGCTGGCCAACGTTGCAACATATACGCATCACTACCCCGATACTTGGCGCGGGCGAGGATGGGATCAATCAACGTACAAGGCATTTTCCACCATGTTCAAATATAAAGCGCAACTCTTCATGATGGAAGTAGCCTCGGTTTTCCTCGCCCCTTACATTCTCTGTGTCTCTCTAGCTCGATGCGCTGATCCAATCTGCGAATTTGTTCTTGCCACAAAGGCAGACGTACCCGGAGCAGGTGAAGTGTGCGGGTACGCCACGTTTGATTTTGACCGGTATAGTGATGAAATGTGGGAAGGTCGTACACTAGGGACCAAAGAGGCAATGTTTGGAACGCTAACGGAAAGCATTCTGCGATCTGGTAATGTAGAGGAAGCAACGAGGCAATTTCCGAAGCCAAAAATGCGACATGGTAAAATGGAAAAGAGTTTCTTCAGCTTCAAGGTAAGACTGACAAGAATTACTTAGGTGTCTCCTCGTTAGTCTACTGAAGTGGATGTATCCATTTATTACAGACGTGCCATCCCGGTTGGAAATACCCCGAATCCGGTCAGCTTTTGGTAGATAGACTAGAGAGGTATCAACGAGAAGAGGCGTCGGCTATAAGTCGAGAGCAGCAAGCTCACGTAGAAGCGGCAGCTCGTCAGCTGGAGACGCTGGCACGATTGGAAAATGGATCGACTGAGCCAAATAATCCCACCAATCTTTTGAATGACGCGTATCTACGAAGAGTCCAGACTCTGATTGATGCGGAAGTGGATACTGTCCCGCTTCCCAAGGGAATTTCAAATATTAGTGGGTCAAATGGGCTTGCGATGCCGCAGTCGTCTCCGACACCTCTTACCGCTCCGGTACACACTAATCCATTACAGGAGGATGTCTCTTGTTCGTCTGTTGTACCAACAACTTCATATCCTCGcccatcatcgtcgtcgactgTCGCTTCAGGGCTGCGTTCGACTCTGCCCTCCAACGCAGCTTTATCTACGGAGCTGCGTCGAATATTGAACTTGTCGACTCTGGATTCGGATATAAGCTTTGCCGGCAGTGTCATTGCTGGCGATGCATTGGACAGTGAAGAACGGAGGGCGGAAAGACAGTATTTATGGTTGGAGCGGTATCACAACCATATTGCTGCTCAGCACAAGGACGGGAACCGCAATCATTGGCAAGCTTAACAAACTTTCTAAAGCCTACGGTAGCTTTCACCCAATCACCGTTTCGGGCATTGTTTCTGCTTATTTACATTAGTCATTGCTCATGACGAGTTCGGCATTATCCAAATAAGAGCGACTGCAGCGAACTAGGCAGGGTCAACGGAATAGCAGCAATTGGTGCTCTGGTAAAACACACTCAAGCCGCTCGTACGTGCCTGATTCAAACGTTTATATCGTGAACACCATtagcttttctttttgaagagAGCCATATTACTACTCCCGGAAAACAAGTTGGCGTCAAAACCAATACCATTGCCGGTCTTATGGTGGACATCATTGCAGCGGTGTTGCTCAGTCTGCGTCAAATATTTCTTCGATTGTTAGGTCGCTGGTTTATTGTGCTGTTTCTGTTCGCCAGGGAATCTATATACTTATGGGGCCGGCATTGATACTTCTGTCACCGACAAGATCGTCAAAATAGGCCAAATGTGGATGGGAATCAGATTGAAGGCGCTTTTGCTGGGGCCACCGTCCATATCATGTTCAATTTCCTGTCCGTGGCTGTACTAAGAAGATCTAGGTCAAGAACGCTAGTGGCGAGACAGAGAGAGTTGGGGTGGTCCTCTGAAAAGATGACGGAATCAGTTTCCAGTTTAGTCATTAATTCCAACAGTGATATGGTCGAGAGCATAGTGTTGGGAGTCGATGACTGCGAGAAGGCGGAGGATTATACCCCATGAATTGTACCGAAGAAACTTACGAAGGGAGTACATGAGAAACGGCACGTGCCCCGCCTTTGTCGAAGTGACGCTACCGCAAAGGATGTCAGGGCGTCAGGAGGGGCTGCTTTCTTTATTGCTAGT
The sequence above is a segment of the Phaeodactylum tricornutum CCAP 1055/1 chromosome 10, whole genome shotgun sequence genome. Coding sequences within it:
- a CDS encoding predicted protein, which codes for MVHEDEGLWDELSHQQSREIQQYQQETVWQPPSAVALHSIRTLETAGRLARTAASEVGRFAHVVYEAGTAAYHQQQERQRIQCQRTNTNPTTYLEEFGIPKEAPLLDNDYMDYTAFDEQQQRPAHQNGNPRGENDFVFLPSFRLQPHRDGWGAVANLDVFFSSLYSYYYHRGLIPIIGKGVVELVTLFFTLFLSVFVSAYVDWKALSSCIDEASCRPTFKSYLIRNPFAHWSLWNTIVILYILLFAAYGLVATLSLVHTIQQALHAKFVFEDRLGISARKLEGGAVEWDRDVVSKLLELQTSGEYRIAIHGQDLDALVIAQRILRKENFMVALFNRGLLDLTIPYSIQPFFCPSLENAYDWKSTKQYLGPREWSLSAKWTFRELNELPHHFERRLSSSYKAAEGYLFLFGQNEVVVALGRILVFIGGSLGALLFAFAAMNDAILLHVKIADWNLLWYAGVVGVVYSAGKAMLPTAEAQPRSSRNLFAEIDDALANVATYTHHYPDTWRGRGWDQSTYKAFSTMFKYKAQLFMMEVASVFLAPYILCVSLARCADPICEFVLATKADVPGAGEVCGYATFDFDRYSDEMWEGRTLGTKEAMFGTLTESILRSGNVEEATRQFPKPKMRHGKMEKSFFSFKTCHPGWKYPESGQLLVDRLERYQREEASAISREQQAHVEAAARQLETLARLENGSTEPNNPTNLLNDAYLRRVQTLIDAEVDTVPLPKGISNISGSNGLAMPQSSPTPLTAPVHTNPLQEDVSCSSVVPTTSYPRPSSSSTVASGLRSTLPSNAALSTELRRILNLSTLDSDISFAGSVIAGDALDTFLFEESHITTPGKQVGVKTNTIAGLMVDIIAAVLLSLRQIFLRLPNVDGNQIEGAFAGATVHIMFNFLSVAVLRRSRSRTLVARQRELGWSSEKMTESVSSLVINSNSDMVESIVLGVDDCEKAEDYTP
- a CDS encoding predicted protein, with amino-acid sequence MARVDEEEEGSAGMEKCGFVCHVILVPLGLGFWTLSLLPLLRLDVPETVDSNSEILWSSLPTIHSWSESVRSWSVLISTGLVGLFLAAPILYCGVNLWAVAPSEYSLTDEYTRERMPESMTDTTQDSQGLGVYDIDVAEINDLISEQLYIQ